A region from the Ciconia boyciana chromosome 1, ASM3463844v1, whole genome shotgun sequence genome encodes:
- the XRRA1 gene encoding X-ray radiation resistance-associated protein 1, with the protein MNVAVKMATTGLYKMGDGSNHATNCFPARNILRASKEGSGRWALACRATPRAQTEKGTTGKTPQQGRKPPESASMEENNEDNVLDEPFLMKHHCLKNPSDLCSVNISGQNLVSAKEDDFEKFDCVAFINAAENLLTLEPFRKFPGLRELELSLNGLRNLKITAGDFLHLEDLDLSYNNLSPQDIRTLGDLFQLKVLRLTANGLRSLPPDLAGSWDSAHLRFPSLEVLSLDDNHLSDPSVFVSLSHLCSLRELNLDRNGISAVPYLHQAESRQFFLHPALDGDSFRAEWYKSLSSLWQQPRLPQQEDMEVPAELEAKKGQLEYVMLQNDRDPDRTEVVFNSGSREHPALVVPREGEPSASKTLLAPSTRRDIRAPFPELKRLSLAFNKIADETALLPVAFFLCLKELTFHNNPLTTTRSGQPPLLTRLLQHNLGIKLVRQKSLSVERWHFSIPLKASRKVTLRLPKVTKRPLMLEAPAKTFLWKQLPAVVEAPRDAAPPSPAQPLPVASSVTPAGNQRTALGEGEGDSRPPPGSAEEDVASFFMTQVEDVSRPLLRPVAGGGLEKRSEQRGEGSSQVVPERYKGYEELLGGDTDPDFIEPVGIQKNVQALYYILKHPLVYRDTKPRLDNVQKPYVPRKKHGRMPGPPARKTKAEVLEGTLMAMRNTSTITEVPLASVLQKRKSSSKVHREARRLMEEFREVFEIPPATVGEEMAKPSDEVQVVKALLAEATSKQGSPKQLQLPGKRVAKKVPKV; encoded by the exons AT gaACGTTGCAGTCAAGATGGCTACGACAGGACTGTATAAAATGGGTGATGGAAGCAACCATGCAACTAACTGCTTCCCTGCCAGGAACATTTTACGTGCAAGTAAAGAAG GGTCTGGGCGCTGGGCGCTGGCATGCAGAGCTACCCCGAGGGCTCAGACTGAGAAGGGGACCACTGGGAAGACACCACAGCAGGGGAGAAAGCCCCCAGAGTCTGCCtccatggaagaaaataatgaagacaaTGTCCTGGATGAGCCATTTCTG aTGAAGCACCACTGTTTGAAGAACCCCTCTGACCTGTGCTCTGTGAACATAAGTGGCCAAAATCTGGTCTCT gctAAAGAAGATGATTTTGAGAAATTTGATTGCGTTGCTTTTATAAATGCTGCTGAGAACCTGCTGACGCTAG AGCCGTTTCGGAAGTTTCCAGGGCTGCGGGAACTGGAACTTTCCTTGAATGGACtaagaaatctgaaaatcacCGCTGGAGACTTCCTGCATTTGGAA gATCTGGATCTCTCCTACAATAACTTGTCCCCCCAGGACATTCGGACATTGGGAGATTTGTTCCAGCTCAAAGTCCTTCGCTTGACGGCCAACGGGCTTCGGTCTCTGCCTCCAGACCTGGCAGGCTCGTGGGA ctctgctcattTAAGGTTTCCATCTCTGGAGGTCTTGTCGCTGGATGACAATCATCTGTCAGATCCGAGCGTCTTTGTGAGCCTGTCTCATCTCTGCAG CCTGAGGGAGCTGAATCTGGACAGGAACGGGATTTCGGCTGTGCCCTACCTACACcaagcagagagcaggcagTTCTTCCTCCACCCCGCGCTGGACGGCGACAGCTTCAGGGCAGAGTGGTACAAGTCCCTAAGCAGCCTCTGGCAGCAGCCCCGGTTGCCGCAGCAGGAGGACATGGAggtgccagcagagctggaagcaaagaaaggaCAGCTTGAATATGTCATGTTACAGAACGACAGGGATCCGGACAGGACGG AAGTCGTTTTTAATTCTGGCTCTCGGGAACATCCAGCGCTG GTTGTTCCCAGGGAGGGAGAACCATCTGCCTCGAAGACTCTGCTGGCTCCCTCCACGCGCAGGGACATTCGTGCTCCCTTTCCTGAACTGAAGCGTCTCAGCCTGGCCTTCAACAAG ATCGCAGATGAGACAGCTCTCTTACCTGTGGCTTTCTTCCTGTGCCTGAAGGAGCTGACGTTTCACAACAACCCTCTTACCACCACCCGCAGTG ggCAGCCACCTCTGCTGACCCGGCTCCTCCAGCACAATCTGGGGATTAAACTTGTCCGACAGAAGAGCCTATCTGTGGAGAGGTGGCACTTCTCCATCCCGCTCAAAGCCAGCCGCAAG GTCACGTTGCGTCTCCCCAAAGTCACCAAGCGGCCGCTGATGCTGGAAGCTCCTGCCAAGACCTTTCTGTGGAAACAGCTCCCAGCTGTGGTGGAGGCTCCAAGAGATGCTGCACCTCCGAGTCCGGCCCAGCCACTGCCCGTTGCCAGCTCCGTGACTCCAGCCGGCAACCAGCGGACGgcgctgggggaaggagaaggtgacTCCAGACCTCCTCCTGGCTCAGCCGAGGAGGACGTTGCATCCTTCTTCATGACGCAG GTGGAGGATGTGTCCAGACCCCTGCTGAGACCTGTGGCAGGGGGCGGGCTGGAGAAGAGGAGTGAGCAGAGGGGGGAAGGAAGCTCCCAGGTGGTTCCAGAGCGATACAAAGGCTACGAGGAGCTGCTCGGTGGAGACACAGACCCAGATTTTATTGAGCCAGTCG GGATACAGAAGAACGTGCAAGCGCTGTACTACATCCTGAAACACCCCTTGGTTTACCGGGACACAAAGCCACGACTGGACAATGTACAGAAGCCCTACGTGCCTCGGAAAAAG CATGGGAGGATGCCCGGCCCTCCTGCCCGAAAGACAAAAGCAGAGGTCCTGGAAGGAACCCTGATGGCCATGAGAAACACCTCCACCATCACTGAAGTCCCCTTGG CGTCTGTTTTGCAAAAGAGGAAATCCAGCTCCAAGGTGCACCGGGAAGCACGGAGGCTGATGGAGGAATTCCGGGAGGTATTCGAGATCCCCCCTGCAACTGTCGGCGAGGAGATGGCCAAGCCGTCGGATGAGGTGCAGGTGGTAAAAGCCCTTCTTGCAGAGGCAACATCCAAGCAGGGGAGCCCCAAACAGCTACAGCTGCCAGGGAAGAGAGTGGCCAAGAAGGTGCCCAAAGTTTAG
- the RNF169 gene encoding E3 ubiquitin-protein ligase RNF169 isoform X2 codes for MPICFWCLNSRGGREEAGAGWGIPAGRSSPPTRLRNIDLGERVASRIKAVLVPDQRDGTANGCADFIFRAPIKLSKPGELREEYESQLRKLREEKLQEEKASEDLIHKFILDDMDVGKRKMEEQQKKDESLVLKVNQECFPERLSDSENEEPFQGKQTHRSAFVSKTSAYSFAFLSGNLTAKVERSRSCNDTIQERSKSRQRSAPANKTKVPPVSSTSTPLVGVLSSTQNNRCLSAPDLTAEKRLVLNPVSSLSALHKPERSISPESNDSISEELNHFKPIVCSPCTPPKRLPDGRVLSPLIIKSTPRNLNRSLQKPTTYEASPRILKKWEQIFQERQIKKTLCKATLTSLASEPVEDVIVPDITNSSSCTKEQPQVQDDHLPPDTTGDPRPELDFFPSISETKLGRGSEKNRDSQALTTDDSAAEPDARSNVTSLNTRVSEVPDLKVNAFMDKSCLSLGPKMMSRRLMGVSASLPDNSTLGVPVKTSGKKQLKYLNNSELINVQNSTCNSVENIIGEQPPSLRRGRKRRCKTKHLEHNGSVKRLRHAAGEVGLPPEDRLVREMEQKLQQEEEDRRLALHLQRIFDSENRTVDRRKVRVDRYLLRSKSTLGAK; via the exons ATGCCAATATGCTTTTGGTGTTTGAATTCccgagggggaagggaggaagcgGGAGCAGGATGGGGAATTCCTGCCGGACGGAGCAGCCCGCCCACCCGGCTTCGAAATATTGACCTCGGGGAGCGCGTTGCAAGCAGAATAAAAGCTGTGCTTGTTCCGGACCAGCGGGACGGCACTGCAAACGGCTGTGCAG aCTTTATATTCAGAGCACCCATTAAATTAAGCAAACCAGGGGAACTCCGAGAAGAATATGAAAGCCAGCTAAGGAAG ctgagggaagaaaaactacaagaagaaaaagcttctgaGGATCTGATTCACAAGTTCATTCTAGATGACATGGAcgtaggaaaaagaaaaatggaagaacagcagaaaaaagatGAATCTTTAGTGCTTAAAGTGAACCAAGAGTGT TTTCCTGAACGTCTCTCGGATTCAGAGAATGAAGAACCATTCCAGGGCAAGCAAACACATCGGTCGGCTTTTGTTTCCAAGACCAGTGCCTactcctttgctttcctttcagg GAACCTAACCGCCAAGGTGGAAAGGAGTCGGAGCTGCAACGACACCATTCAGGAGAGATCAAAGAGCAGGCAGAGATCAGCCCCAGCCAACAAAACAAAG GTGCCACCCGTCAGCAGCACGTCAACACCGCTGGTTGGAGTTTTGTCGTCCACCCAAAACAACCGCTGCCTCTCCGCTCCAGACCTGACAGCAGAGAAACGCCTGGTTCTCAACCCTGTTTCGTCCCTCTCGGCCCTGCACAAGCCAGAGCGATCCATCAGCCCCGAGAGCAATGACAGCATCTCGGAAGAGCTCAACCACTTTAAGCCTATTGTCTGCTCCCCATGTACTCCTCCAAAGAGGCTTCCTGACGGCAGAGTCCTGAGCCCTCTCATTATCAAGTCCACCCCGAGAAACCTGAACCGGAGCCTGCAGAAGCCAACCACCTATGAGGCCAGTCCTAGAATACTAAAAAAATGGGAGCAGATATTTCAGGAGCGCCAGATCAAAAAGACTCTCTGTAAAGCAACCCTTACGTCCTTGGCTTCGGAGCCCGTGGAAGACGTTATAGTTCCTGACATCACCAACTCCAGCAGTTGCACTAAAGAGCAGCCACAAGTGCAGGATGATCACCTTCCACCGGACACAACGGGAGATCCTCGCCCCGAGctggatttctttccttccatcagTGAAACGAAGCTGGGAAGAGGGAGTGAGAAGAACAGAGATTCACAGGCATTAACAACAGATGACAGCGCTGCTGAACCAGATGCGAGATCAAATGTAACCTCCCTAAACACACGAGTGTCCGAAGTCCCTGACCTAAAAGTGAACGCGTTCATGGACAAATCCTGTCTTAGTCTTGGCCCGAAAATGATGAGCAGAAGACTCATGGGCGTCAGTGCATCGCTGCCTGACAACAGCACACTAGGAGTCCCTGTCAAGACATCGGGAAAAAAGCAGTTGAAATACCTGAACAACAGCGAATTGATCAACGTGCAGAACAGCACCTGCAATTCCGTTGAGAACATCATCGGGGAACAGCCCCCGTCGCTGAGACGGGGCCGGAAGAGACGCTGCAAAACGAAGCACTTGGAGCACAACGGCTCCGTCAAAAGACTGAGGCACGCGGCAGGGGAGGTGGGCTTGCCTCCAGAGGATCGCTTGGTACGGGAGATGGAGCAGAAGCTccagcaagaggaggaggacaggaggTTGGCCCTGCATCTGCAGCGGATTTTCGACAGCGAGAACAGGACAGTGGATAGGCGGAAAGTCAGAGTCGATCGGTATCTGCTGCGGTCGAAGAGCACTCTGGGTGCTAAGTAG